In one window of Calypte anna isolate BGI_N300 chromosome 1, bCalAnn1_v1.p, whole genome shotgun sequence DNA:
- the GJA5 gene encoding gap junction alpha-5 protein, translating to MGDWSFLGEFLEEVHKHSTVVGKVWLTVLFIFRMLVLGTAAESSWGDEQSDFMCDTQQPGCENVCYDKAFPISHVRFWVLQIIFVSTPSLVYMGHAMHTVRMEEKRKMKEAEREAQEMKNNGDNYYQQKCSVAEKAELSCWDESGGKIILRGSLLNTYVYSILIRTAMEVAFIVGQYVLYGIFLETLYICQRAPCPHPVNCYVSRPTEKNVFIVFMLAVAVLSLFLSLAELYHLGWKKAKERCSRSYKPSPSTASGRLESAPQVERAQMYTPPPDFNHCLSSPNGKFISPFSNKMASQQNTANFATERVHGQEDAAGEGSFIKSSYAESPEASNECAAPTFPEHYFSEKRRLSKASRASSKARSDDLSV from the coding sequence ATGGGGGACTGGAGTTTCCTGGGAGAGTTCCTTGAGGAAGTCCACAAACACTCAACAGTGGTGGGGAAAGTCTGGCTGACAGTACTCTTCATCTTCCGGATGCTGGTCCTGGGTACAGCAGCTGAGTCCTCCTGGGGGGATGAGCAGTCTGACTTCATGTGTGAcacccagcagcctggctgcgAGAATGTCTGCTATGACAAGGCTTTCCCCATCTCCCACGTCCGGTTTTGGGTCCTCCAGATCATCTTTGTCTCCACCCCATCTCTGGTGTACATGGGCCACGCGATGCACACCGTGCGTATGGAGGAGAAGCGGAAGATGaaggaggcagaaagggagGCCCAGGAGATGAAAAACAATGGTGACAATTACTATCAGCAGAAGTGCTCCGTGGCAGAGAAGGCTGAGCTGTCTTGCTGGGATGAATCGGGAGGCAAAATCATACTCAGGGGCAGTCTGCTGAACACCTACGTCTACAGCATTTTGATCCGCACTGCCATGGAAGTGGCATTCATCGTGGGGCAGTACGTCTTGTATGGGATCTTCCTGGAGACCTTGTATATTTGCCAGCGGGCACCTTGCCCCCACCCTGTCAACTGCTACGTCTCCCGTCCCACAGAGAAGAACGTGTTCATTGTTTTCATGCTGGCTGTGGCAGtgctctccctcttcctcagTCTGGCTGAGTTATACCACTTGGGCTGGAAGAAAGCCAAAGAGAGGTGCTCCCGGTCTTAcaaacccagccccagcacagcctccGGCAGGTTGGAGTCTGCCCCACAAGTAGAAAGGGCCCAGATGTACACTCCTCCACCAGATTTTAACCACTGCTTGTCAAGTCCCAACGGGAAGTTCATCAGTCCCTTCAGCAACAAGATGGCATCTCAGCAGAACACCGCCAACTTCGCCACCGAGAGGGTCCAcggccaggaggatgctgctggtgaAGGGTCCTTCATTAAGTCCAGCTATGCGGAGAGTCCAGAGGCATCCAATGAATGTGCAGCACCCACCTTCCCTGAGCACTACTTCAGTGAGAAACGCCGGCTCAGCAAGGCCAGTCGTGCCAGCAGCAAGGCCAGGTCGGATGATTTATCTGTGTGA